One segment of Streptosporangium brasiliense DNA contains the following:
- a CDS encoding aldo/keto reductase, producing the protein MQYRNLGRTGVQVSTLALGAMNFGKIGRTTQDEVTAIVDAALGAGINLIDTADVYSGGESEEMVGRAIAGRREDIVLATKASLPMGDERNHQGGSRRWLVTALDGSLRRLGVDHVDLYQVHRWDPRTGDEETLSALTDLQRAGKIRYFGSSTFPAYRIVQAQWAAREHHLSRYVTEQPSYSILQRGIEAHVLPVTEEYGLGVLAWSPLASGWLSGAIREGREITSNRSAFMPQRFDTTVPANRARLEAVERLAEVADEAGLTMIQLALGFVTAHPGVTGALIGPRTPGHLHSQLAAADTVLSADVLDAIDAIVAPGTDLAAHEKNDTPPALLDPSLRRR; encoded by the coding sequence ATGCAGTACCGCAATTTGGGCCGTACCGGTGTGCAGGTCAGCACCCTCGCGCTCGGCGCGATGAACTTCGGCAAGATCGGGCGCACCACCCAGGACGAGGTCACCGCCATCGTCGACGCCGCCCTTGGGGCCGGGATCAACCTGATCGACACCGCCGACGTGTACAGCGGCGGCGAGTCGGAAGAGATGGTGGGCAGAGCCATCGCCGGCCGCCGCGAGGACATCGTGCTGGCCACCAAGGCGAGCCTGCCGATGGGCGACGAGCGCAACCATCAGGGCGGTTCGCGCCGCTGGCTGGTCACCGCACTGGACGGCAGCCTGCGCCGTCTCGGTGTCGACCACGTCGATCTCTACCAGGTCCACCGGTGGGACCCCCGTACCGGCGACGAGGAGACGCTGTCGGCTCTGACCGACCTGCAGCGCGCAGGGAAGATCCGTTACTTCGGCTCCTCGACCTTCCCCGCCTACCGCATCGTGCAGGCACAGTGGGCTGCCCGCGAGCACCACCTGAGCCGCTACGTCACGGAACAGCCCAGCTACTCGATCCTGCAGCGCGGAATCGAGGCCCACGTCCTGCCGGTAACCGAGGAATACGGGCTCGGTGTGTTGGCGTGGAGCCCGTTGGCCTCGGGCTGGCTGTCGGGCGCGATCCGCGAGGGCCGGGAGATCACCAGCAACCGCTCAGCGTTCATGCCGCAGCGTTTCGATACCACCGTCCCCGCCAACCGGGCCAGGCTCGAAGCCGTCGAGCGGTTGGCCGAGGTCGCCGACGAGGCCGGCCTGACCATGATCCAGCTCGCGCTCGGATTCGTGACCGCGCACCCTGGCGTGACCGGCGCGCTCATCGGCCCCCGTACGCCGGGCCACCTGCACTCGCAACTCGCCGCCGCGGACACCGTGCTCTCCGCCGACGTACTCGATGCGATCGACGCCATCGTGGCCCCCGGCACCGACCTGGCCGCGCACGAGAAGAACGACACTCCGCCCGCGCTGCTCGACCCGTCCCTGCGACGCCGCTGA
- a CDS encoding helix-turn-helix domain-containing protein → MVRQPLTPEQIEAGRRLGALLRHARAGRDLAEVAHAAGISPETLRKIETGRLPSPGFGTIVCLGEALNVPVQELAATWRGNDLPLEAVS, encoded by the coding sequence ATGGTCCGCCAACCACTCACACCTGAGCAGATCGAAGCAGGCAGGCGCCTCGGCGCCCTGCTGCGCCACGCGCGAGCGGGACGCGACCTGGCGGAAGTCGCGCACGCGGCTGGTATCTCGCCGGAAACCCTGCGCAAGATCGAGACCGGACGGCTGCCGTCCCCCGGGTTCGGCACGATCGTCTGCCTCGGCGAGGCACTCAACGTGCCGGTTCAGGAGTTGGCAGCTACCTGGCGCGGCAACGACCTACCGCTGGAAGCCGTCTCGTAG
- the map gene encoding type I methionyl aminopeptidase, whose protein sequence is MIELKTPAEIQRMHVAGRFVAEVLSEVGRLADVGVNLLDLEHHVRGMIKRRGAESCYWDYAPSFGRGPFRNVICLSVNDAVLHGLPHDYTLRDGDVLSADLAVSVDGWVADSARTVVVGTAAEEDLRIIRATEEALEAAIEVARPGNRLGDISAAIWAVAHDYGYPVNTEFGGHGIGRTMHEGPHVSNRGRAGRGLKLRPGLTLALEPWFARTTDRIVYDPDGWTIRSADGSRTAHSEHTVAITEDAPLVLTRREPENSATRADPAGRPAAKDA, encoded by the coding sequence GTGATTGAACTGAAGACGCCTGCGGAGATCCAACGCATGCATGTGGCCGGGCGTTTCGTCGCCGAGGTGCTCTCCGAGGTCGGCCGACTCGCTGACGTGGGTGTCAACCTGTTGGACCTGGAGCACCACGTGCGCGGCATGATCAAACGGCGCGGGGCGGAGTCGTGCTACTGGGACTACGCGCCGTCCTTCGGACGCGGCCCGTTCCGCAACGTCATCTGCCTGTCGGTCAACGACGCCGTCCTGCACGGCCTGCCCCACGACTACACGCTGCGCGACGGGGACGTGCTCAGCGCGGACCTCGCGGTCAGCGTCGACGGCTGGGTGGCCGACTCGGCGCGCACGGTCGTCGTCGGGACCGCTGCCGAGGAGGACCTGCGGATCATCCGCGCCACCGAGGAGGCGTTGGAGGCGGCGATCGAGGTGGCACGTCCGGGCAACCGCCTGGGTGACATCTCGGCGGCCATCTGGGCGGTAGCCCACGACTACGGTTACCCGGTCAACACCGAGTTCGGTGGCCACGGCATCGGCCGCACCATGCACGAGGGGCCCCACGTCTCCAACAGGGGCCGGGCAGGCCGCGGCCTGAAGCTCCGGCCGGGCCTGACCCTCGCGCTCGAACCCTGGTTCGCCCGCACGACCGACCGGATCGTCTACGACCCCGACGGCTGGACCATCCGGTCGGCCGACGGCTCGCGCACGGCCCACTCCGAGCACACGGTCGCCATCACCGAGGACGCCCCTTTGGTGCTCACCCGGCGTGAACCGGAGAACTCGGCAACGCGAGCTGATCCCGCCGGTCGGCCGGCCGCAAAGGACGCCTGA
- a CDS encoding FAD-dependent monooxygenase, with the protein MRILVSGASVAGPVLAYWLTRYGFEVTVVERAPAPRKTGGHAVDLFRPAMNISEKMGVLPRIEERATGTDRMTVCQEGARRPVRVDLSKIFGATSDRHVEIMRDELSEIYYDAARDDVEYVFGDSISAISPDGEVRFENAAPRRFDLVVGADGLHSNVRRLVFGKESRFSAFTGAYLGVLTLPNVSRLDGELLIHVGVGRTAGMYGARHLGDARALFLFRSERELHYHHHDVPRQKELLRGAFDGMHADVDRWLDELDRTPAFYFDSITQLRMDTWSRGRVTLVGDAGYCPGPAVGGSTSLAVVGAYVLAGELARADGDHERAFPAYERAMAEHVRGSHAAALSAAKTLIPTSHLGVWGLAQGARLISALPAGPSRALVRLTTRSARLYNSMTVDDYPPSPAASPGRAGPPGLRGRAQQRLRDGFQR; encoded by the coding sequence ATGCGGATTCTCGTCTCCGGCGCCAGCGTCGCCGGTCCGGTGCTGGCCTACTGGCTCACGAGATACGGCTTCGAGGTCACCGTCGTGGAGCGGGCCCCCGCACCGCGCAAGACGGGCGGACACGCGGTCGACCTGTTCCGGCCCGCGATGAACATCTCGGAGAAGATGGGCGTGCTCCCACGCATCGAGGAGCGGGCCACCGGCACCGACCGGATGACCGTCTGTCAGGAGGGCGCACGGCGCCCCGTCCGGGTGGACCTCTCCAAGATCTTCGGCGCCACCTCCGACCGGCACGTCGAGATCATGCGCGACGAACTGAGCGAGATCTACTACGACGCCGCGCGAGACGACGTCGAGTACGTCTTCGGCGACTCGATCAGCGCGATCTCGCCCGACGGCGAAGTGCGGTTCGAGAACGCCGCGCCGCGCCGCTTCGACCTCGTCGTCGGCGCGGACGGGCTGCACTCCAACGTGCGTCGCCTCGTCTTCGGCAAGGAGTCCCGCTTCAGCGCCTTCACCGGGGCCTACCTCGGGGTGCTGACCCTGCCGAACGTCTCCAGGCTCGACGGCGAGCTCCTCATCCACGTCGGCGTCGGCCGCACTGCAGGCATGTACGGCGCGCGGCACCTCGGCGACGCGCGGGCGTTGTTCCTGTTCCGGAGCGAGCGCGAGCTCCACTACCATCACCACGACGTGCCCCGGCAGAAGGAGCTGCTGCGCGGTGCGTTCGACGGCATGCACGCCGACGTGGACCGCTGGCTGGACGAGCTGGACCGCACCCCGGCGTTCTACTTCGACTCGATCACCCAGCTCCGCATGGACACCTGGTCGCGGGGGAGGGTGACGCTCGTCGGCGACGCGGGCTACTGCCCCGGCCCGGCCGTCGGCGGCAGCACCAGCCTGGCCGTTGTCGGCGCGTACGTCCTCGCCGGGGAGCTGGCGCGGGCGGACGGTGACCACGAGCGCGCCTTCCCCGCCTACGAGCGCGCAATGGCCGAGCACGTGCGTGGCAGCCACGCGGCCGCGCTGAGCGCGGCGAAGACCCTGATCCCCACCTCGCACCTCGGCGTGTGGGGACTGGCCCAGGGCGCCCGCCTGATCTCCGCCCTGCCCGCAGGGCCCAGCCGCGCCCTCGTCCGCCTCACCACCAGGAGCGCACGCCTCTACAACTCCATGACCGTCGACGACTACCCGCCGTCGCCCGCCGCGTCACCAGGCCGGGCCGGCCCACCGGGACTCCGCGGGCGGGCGCAACAGCGGCTACGAGACGGCTTCCAGCGGTAG